The region GCACCGATCGAAGCCGAGATGGAGCTGCTCAGCCTGTTGATGGCAGCAGTGGAACGCCTGAACTTTCATGCTCAGCATCAGCCTCGGCTGTTGATGGGGCACACGGGACTGATGGATCTGTTGCTCAGCCCCGTTCCGCCCGTCCTGCGCGACGCCGTCCGCGCCGCGTTGATTCAATACGACCGCCTTGGGCTGGAAACCATCGATCTTGAAGAAGAACTAAGGGCCACCCTGCTGAGCCTGCTGGACTGCCGCGGCACACCGAACGAGGTCCTCGAGCGTCTGTCCTCCTGCTTTGGTGCTCACTCTCTGTTTGACGATCTGCATCGGCTCTGCCGCCAGCTCCAGGGACCGGCAGAAGCCCAGGGCGTGAGGCTTCAACTGGATCCCACGTTTCAACCGAGATTTGAGCTCTACACAGGCCTCGTCTTCCAGCTGGTGTGCGACACGCACTCGGCGCCTATCGTGGTGGCCCGTGGGGGCCGCTACGACGACTTGGTTCGCCGTTGTGGTGCCAAACCGGGACAAGACTTTGGTGCGGGCTTCAGCCTCGCGATCGATCCGATCCGGGAATTGTTGAGTGACGCATCGTCCAACCCGTCGTTCGCGCCTCAGTTGATGGTGGCGTTTTCGGAGCGGTCAACTCTCGAGGCGGCACTGGAGCGGCAACGCTGGTGGCATCAACAGGGCCGAAGTGCGGTGATTGAACTGCATCCGTTCAGCGCTCGGAGCCTGGCTGAACAGCAGGCCACGGACCAAGGTGGC is a window of Synechococcus sp. A15-24 DNA encoding:
- a CDS encoding ATP phosphoribosyltransferase regulatory subunit, with the translated sequence MALQPAAGARDLNPRQVESNRALSERLASVFRLWGYDEVSPPRVERLDTLMAGGAIASEDVVRLVADEPLGLRPEMTASIARAACTRLASRPRPLRLWASGTVFQSRAADEGGHCIEENLQCGVELFGVAPIEAEMELLSLLMAAVERLNFHAQHQPRLLMGHTGLMDLLLSPVPPVLRDAVRAALIQYDRLGLETIDLEEELRATLLSLLDCRGTPNEVLERLSSCFGAHSLFDDLHRLCRQLQGPAEAQGVRLQLDPTFQPRFELYTGLVFQLVCDTHSAPIVVARGGRYDDLVRRCGAKPGQDFGAGFSLAIDPIRELLSDASSNPSFAPQLMVAFSERSTLEAALERQRWWHQQGRSAVIELHPFSARSLAEQQATDQGGFQLDWIDP